Proteins encoded within one genomic window of Paramisgurnus dabryanus chromosome 13, PD_genome_1.1, whole genome shotgun sequence:
- the vegfaa gene encoding vascular endothelial growth factor A-A isoform X1 translates to MNFVVYFVQLFCAALLHLSVVKASPIPKEEGKSTNDVIIFENVYKKSVCNTREMLVDIIQEYPDEIEHTYIPSCVVLMRCAGFCNDEALECVPTETRNVTMEVIRIKQRVTQHKFLLSFTEHTKCECRPKEEVKERKKEKKGRVARVRGRKRAREGDTGDVSASAHLCSSTTASLARREESACMCRIHSPVNAPANSHNCNASPDNSN, encoded by the exons ATGAactttgttgtttattttgtacaattatTTTGTGCTGCTCTCCTTCATCTGTCTGTTGTTAAG GCTTCCCCCATACCCAAAGAAGAAGGGAAGAGCACAAATGACG TAATTATCTTCGAAAACGTGTACAAAAAGAGCGTGTGTAATACACGAGAGATGCTGGTGGACATCATTCAAGAGTATCCAGATGAGATCGAGCACACGTACATCCCGTCCTGCGTGGTTCTCATGCGCTGCGCGGGCTTCTGCAACGACGAAGCTCTCGAGTGCGTCCCTACGGAGACACGTAACGTCACCATGGAG gtAATACGAATCAAACAGCGAGTAACGCAGCACAAATTTCTACTGAGTTTCACAGAACATACCAAGTGTGAATGCAG accAAAGGAAGAAgtcaaagaaagaaagaaagaaaa AAAAGGCAGAGTGGCGAGGGTTAGAGGccgaaagagagcgagagagggaGATACGGGCGATGTCAGCGCCTCGGCTCACCTTTGCTCAAGCA CCACTGCGAGCCTTGCTCGGAGAGAAGAAAGCGCTTGTATGTGCAGGATCCACTCACCTGTAAATGCTCCTGCAAATTCACACAATTGCAATGCAAGTCCAGACAACTCGAATTAA
- the vegfaa gene encoding vascular endothelial growth factor A-A isoform X3 yields MNFVVYFVQLFCAALLHLSVVKASPIPKEEGKSTNDVIIFENVYKKSVCNTREMLVDIIQEYPDEIEHTYIPSCVVLMRCAGFCNDEALECVPTETRNVTMEVIRIKQRVTQHKFLLSFTEHTKCECRPKEEVKERKKEKCEKPR; encoded by the exons ATGAactttgttgtttattttgtacaattatTTTGTGCTGCTCTCCTTCATCTGTCTGTTGTTAAG GCTTCCCCCATACCCAAAGAAGAAGGGAAGAGCACAAATGACG TAATTATCTTCGAAAACGTGTACAAAAAGAGCGTGTGTAATACACGAGAGATGCTGGTGGACATCATTCAAGAGTATCCAGATGAGATCGAGCACACGTACATCCCGTCCTGCGTGGTTCTCATGCGCTGCGCGGGCTTCTGCAACGACGAAGCTCTCGAGTGCGTCCCTACGGAGACACGTAACGTCACCATGGAG gtAATACGAATCAAACAGCGAGTAACGCAGCACAAATTTCTACTGAGTTTCACAGAACATACCAAGTGTGAATGCAG accAAAGGAAGAAgtcaaagaaagaaagaaagaaaa atgtgaaaaaCCAAGATGA
- the vegfaa gene encoding vascular endothelial growth factor A-A isoform X2: protein MNFVVYFVQLFCAALLHLSVVKASPIPKEEGKSTNDVIIFENVYKKSVCNTREMLVDIIQEYPDEIEHTYIPSCVVLMRCAGFCNDEALECVPTETRNVTMEVIRIKQRVTQHKFLLSFTEHTKCECRPKEEVKERKKENHCEPCSERRKRLYVQDPLTCKCSCKFTQLQCKSRQLELNERTCRCEKPR from the exons ATGAactttgttgtttattttgtacaattatTTTGTGCTGCTCTCCTTCATCTGTCTGTTGTTAAG GCTTCCCCCATACCCAAAGAAGAAGGGAAGAGCACAAATGACG TAATTATCTTCGAAAACGTGTACAAAAAGAGCGTGTGTAATACACGAGAGATGCTGGTGGACATCATTCAAGAGTATCCAGATGAGATCGAGCACACGTACATCCCGTCCTGCGTGGTTCTCATGCGCTGCGCGGGCTTCTGCAACGACGAAGCTCTCGAGTGCGTCCCTACGGAGACACGTAACGTCACCATGGAG gtAATACGAATCAAACAGCGAGTAACGCAGCACAAATTTCTACTGAGTTTCACAGAACATACCAAGTGTGAATGCAG accAAAGGAAGAAgtcaaagaaagaaagaaagaaaa CCACTGCGAGCCTTGCTCGGAGAGAAGAAAGCGCTTGTATGTGCAGGATCCACTCACCTGTAAATGCTCCTGCAAATTCACACAATTGCAATGCAAGTCCAGACAACTCGAATTAAACGAAAGAACTTGCAG atgtgaaaaaCCAAGATGA